One region of Glutamicibacter sp. B1 genomic DNA includes:
- a CDS encoding LLM class flavin-dependent oxidoreductase: MAQQMRVFAFDFNGPAHLSAGTWCHPTDRGHEYTSLKYWIEYAKLLERANFDGIFFADNDGYHENYRGSVADSLKDAAQIPTNDPAYLIPAMAAVTQNLSFGVTSSTAYDVPYKLARKFSTLDHLTDGRIGWNVVTSYSTAAARNLANQEQVAAHADRYNRAEEFIDVATQLWEGSWEDDAVIVDKDNGVYVDPSKVHDINYEGTHFTVPGIHQCEPSAQRTPVIFQAGGSPRGVELAAKTAEAVFMNAIDKPTLKKQVDALREKAIEFGRDPEHIATLQMITVISAATDEEAQAKYQEYLDLVSYDGAMARYSGWTGLDMSTFDPDKPLKDVEAKGTATMLTFFQKVDADKEWTPRDIAEYTGIGGTSPVIVGGPQTVADEVISWMEETGVSGFNIANAVKFQDIKDFTEFVVPELQKRGAMRTSFTGSTLREHLFGEGVARLPEDHPGAAYRKQSTEAR; encoded by the coding sequence ATGGCACAGCAGATGCGCGTCTTCGCATTCGACTTCAATGGCCCGGCGCACCTGTCGGCTGGTACCTGGTGCCACCCGACAGACCGCGGTCACGAGTACACGAGCCTGAAGTACTGGATCGAATACGCCAAGCTGCTTGAGAGGGCTAACTTCGACGGGATTTTCTTTGCTGACAACGACGGCTACCACGAGAACTACCGGGGTTCGGTAGCCGATTCCCTCAAGGACGCTGCGCAGATTCCCACCAATGATCCCGCCTACCTGATCCCAGCTATGGCAGCGGTCACCCAGAACCTCAGCTTCGGTGTCACCTCATCGACCGCCTACGATGTGCCGTACAAGTTGGCCCGAAAGTTCTCCACCTTGGACCACCTCACGGACGGCCGCATTGGCTGGAATGTCGTCACCTCCTACTCGACCGCTGCAGCCCGCAACTTGGCCAATCAGGAGCAGGTCGCAGCACACGCTGACCGCTACAACCGCGCTGAAGAATTCATCGACGTAGCCACGCAACTGTGGGAAGGCTCGTGGGAAGACGATGCGGTCATCGTCGACAAGGACAATGGCGTTTATGTAGACCCTTCGAAGGTTCATGACATCAACTACGAAGGCACTCACTTCACGGTTCCGGGCATTCATCAGTGTGAACCTTCCGCGCAGCGCACGCCGGTAATCTTCCAGGCCGGTGGCTCACCACGAGGAGTGGAACTAGCCGCAAAGACCGCCGAAGCGGTCTTCATGAACGCCATCGATAAGCCGACGCTCAAAAAGCAGGTTGATGCGCTACGCGAGAAGGCAATCGAGTTTGGCCGCGACCCAGAACATATCGCCACGTTGCAAATGATCACCGTGATTTCAGCAGCCACCGATGAAGAAGCGCAGGCGAAGTACCAGGAATATCTAGACCTTGTCTCCTACGACGGAGCCATGGCTCGTTACTCGGGGTGGACCGGACTGGATATGTCCACTTTTGACCCTGACAAGCCGCTAAAGGATGTTGAAGCCAAGGGCACTGCAACCATGCTGACCTTCTTCCAGAAAGTCGACGCAGACAAGGAATGGACCCCGCGTGATATTGCCGAATACACCGGCATTGGGGGGACCTCGCCAGTGATCGTGGGTGGTCCGCAGACCGTTGCCGACGAAGTGATTTCTTGGATGGAAGAGACCGGGGTATCCGGATTCAACATCGCCAACGCTGTGAAGTTCCAGGACATCAAGGACTTTACTGAGTTTGTCGTTCCGGAACTTCAGAAGCGTGGCGCAATGCGTACCAGCTTCACCGGTTCCACCCTGCGCGAGCACCTCTTCGGTGAAGGCGTTGCCCGTTTGCCCGAAGACCACCCAGGTGCTGCCTACCGCAAGCAGTCCACCGAAGCACGATAA
- a CDS encoding MFS transporter, with product MSETSSRQSLALPKTTRRLRPEDCIIADRQELKRAQIGAGVGNFIEWYDIGVYGYLAVTMSKVFTEGMDETWGLLVTLFGFAISFVVRPIGGMFLGPLGDKIGRKKVMFFTILLMAGATTLIGCLPSAGTAGLWVIIPLYLLKMVQGFSTGGEYSGASTYIAEFSPDKRRAFMTSLLNSGAMLGFAAGAATVAATTFIAEANFGPQAMFNGGWRIPFLIALPLGILAVSLRSRIPESPAFEAVHDIPDRGNPDSIFVRHSLPKVIRMYWPQILVGLAMIAADGTASYTLTSYIPTYLETQAGVAAAHTALASVVVLVVQAILIPLFAILADRRGRRLVYRIATIGNIALLFPAFIIMQSGTLASLYLALTLIMIPSSAFLALTACFMCELFPTASRYTGVGFTHNLAVSVFGGTVPLVSQSLVQTTGNIYTPAMYVMFFSIVALGATFFMKETARKPLLGSVPVVESLAEAVALCNGQDKDENLDTRTMLLVPMPAATK from the coding sequence ATGTCCGAAACTAGTTCACGACAAAGCCTGGCATTGCCGAAGACCACCCGCCGGTTACGCCCCGAAGACTGCATCATTGCAGACCGACAGGAGCTGAAACGGGCACAAATTGGTGCTGGCGTCGGTAACTTCATCGAGTGGTACGACATTGGTGTGTACGGGTATCTAGCCGTGACCATGTCCAAGGTCTTCACGGAAGGAATGGATGAAACCTGGGGGTTGCTGGTCACCCTCTTCGGCTTCGCTATCTCCTTTGTGGTGCGGCCAATCGGCGGAATGTTCCTCGGGCCATTAGGTGACAAAATCGGGCGTAAAAAGGTCATGTTCTTCACGATCTTGCTGATGGCAGGTGCCACGACGCTGATTGGTTGTTTGCCCAGTGCCGGAACTGCCGGGCTGTGGGTCATTATTCCGCTGTACCTACTGAAAATGGTTCAGGGCTTCTCCACCGGAGGCGAATATTCCGGCGCTTCGACGTATATTGCCGAGTTCTCGCCTGATAAGCGTCGTGCGTTTATGACCTCACTATTGAACTCTGGGGCGATGCTCGGCTTCGCCGCTGGTGCAGCCACCGTGGCAGCGACGACCTTCATTGCTGAGGCGAACTTTGGGCCTCAGGCCATGTTCAATGGAGGGTGGCGAATTCCATTCTTGATTGCACTGCCACTGGGTATCCTTGCCGTCTCCTTGCGAAGTCGTATTCCCGAGTCCCCAGCGTTCGAAGCTGTCCATGATATTCCTGACAGAGGAAATCCGGACTCGATTTTTGTTAGGCACAGTCTGCCTAAGGTGATCCGTATGTACTGGCCGCAAATCCTGGTGGGTCTTGCCATGATTGCCGCTGATGGCACGGCTTCCTACACATTGACTAGTTACATTCCAACCTATTTGGAAACTCAAGCTGGAGTCGCGGCGGCCCATACTGCACTGGCCTCCGTTGTGGTGCTCGTAGTCCAGGCTATTTTGATCCCACTCTTTGCAATTCTTGCTGACCGTCGTGGACGTCGATTGGTGTACCGCATTGCGACCATTGGCAACATCGCCTTGTTGTTCCCGGCCTTCATCATCATGCAGTCAGGAACTTTGGCGTCTTTGTATCTTGCTTTGACGCTAATCATGATTCCTTCCTCGGCGTTCTTGGCACTCACTGCCTGTTTCATGTGTGAATTGTTCCCGACGGCTTCGCGGTATACGGGTGTGGGCTTTACTCACAACTTAGCGGTGTCGGTCTTCGGTGGAACAGTCCCGCTCGTCTCACAGTCTCTCGTGCAGACCACCGGCAATATTTACACGCCCGCCATGTATGTCATGTTCTTCTCCATCGTGGCTCTCGGCGCAACCTTCTTCATGAAAGAAACTGCGCGTAAACCTCTGCTCGGTTCGGTGCCTGTAGTGGAAAGTCTTGCCGAGGCCGTGGCCCTATGCAATGGACAGGATAAGGACGAAAATCTTGATACCCGAACCATGCTTCTGGTCCCAATGCCAGCGGCAACCAAGTAG
- a CDS encoding flavin reductase family protein, with translation MSIIVTPETPEIDPAEYRKIFGSLPTGVTAITGMTAEGKPMGLVVGTFMSLSLDPPLVTFCVDKGSSTWPLLRSLGRFTANILSTEQLPICRALSRKGEDKFADIDYTIGEHGTPHITEATAVIDCEVLSEVVAGDHYMIVGGVDSMVSSDADALLFRGGKFGDFNLWPAPANPEKKG, from the coding sequence ATGTCGATCATCGTTACCCCGGAGACTCCGGAAATTGACCCGGCTGAATATCGCAAGATCTTCGGTTCCCTGCCCACCGGCGTCACGGCCATCACCGGTATGACCGCCGAAGGCAAGCCAATGGGACTGGTTGTAGGAACCTTCATGTCCCTGTCGTTGGACCCACCACTAGTGACCTTCTGCGTCGACAAGGGCTCAAGCACCTGGCCGTTGCTGCGTTCGCTAGGTCGCTTCACCGCCAATATTTTGTCAACCGAACAGCTACCGATCTGTCGGGCGCTCTCCCGCAAAGGCGAGGATAAGTTCGCCGACATCGATTACACCATCGGTGAGCACGGAACACCGCACATCACCGAGGCCACCGCCGTGATCGACTGCGAAGTCCTCTCAGAGGTCGTCGCTGGCGATCACTACATGATCGTGGGCGGCGTGGACTCAATGGTCTCTTCCGATGCGGACGCGTTGCTGTTCCGTGGCGGAAAATTCGGAGATTTTAACCTGTGGCCAGCCCCAGCTAATCCAGAAAAGAAAGGCTAA
- a CDS encoding PucR family transcriptional regulator — MISALTVRDLTLDPSLETNVLAGTSGLGRSLDWAQTSEMPDPWRWLGEGELLMTMGLNFPAHPTEQCRYISKLNSSGVVAVTFGADGMQPPLSAEMLAEADRLSFPVLLTGENTPFVVIARLVAAANGNQQSRSILALSRIYQVAAAQEADQRRQGNWVHELFGVEASVVDTETGCVVIGTHIASQPHAKSHVLNTIRPATLQITHGHDLDALSLVHLKQVLTVDANAILQEALTDIASGEAAVTAQRRRQELDTRTASQRTLIPDGPYRILASPEKHHHRLVLGLALSKVAPLSMKMNGASLTMISTAELKQARTIYAELGIPAGLSSERLDPADLTGAASEAVNAMEVSLRTNNAWTEFEGERISLLARSRTEAREIVRSVLGPLAGTKPSVITLRDSLFLLLDNDLNWQLTSTQLSVHRQTLAYRIRRAEEITGHQLKKVSDLAELWLARQAWQMQGETSDEI; from the coding sequence ATGATCTCTGCACTCACCGTTCGTGACTTGACGCTCGACCCGAGCCTTGAGACCAACGTTTTGGCGGGCACCTCTGGCTTGGGCAGATCCCTCGACTGGGCACAAACCAGCGAGATGCCCGACCCATGGAGATGGCTCGGTGAGGGCGAGCTACTGATGACCATGGGTCTGAACTTTCCGGCGCACCCTACCGAACAATGTCGCTACATCAGCAAACTCAATTCATCAGGCGTTGTCGCGGTGACCTTCGGTGCTGACGGAATGCAGCCACCACTCTCGGCCGAGATGCTGGCTGAGGCAGACCGACTTTCCTTCCCCGTCTTGCTCACCGGCGAAAATACACCTTTTGTTGTCATCGCCCGGCTGGTGGCTGCAGCCAATGGCAACCAGCAATCACGCAGCATCTTGGCATTGTCAAGGATCTACCAAGTCGCTGCAGCACAGGAAGCTGACCAGCGACGGCAAGGAAACTGGGTTCATGAATTATTCGGAGTTGAGGCCTCGGTAGTAGACACCGAAACGGGATGTGTCGTTATCGGCACTCACATTGCCTCACAACCGCATGCAAAGTCTCATGTGCTCAATACAATTCGGCCAGCAACCCTTCAGATTACCCATGGCCACGACCTCGATGCATTGTCGCTGGTTCATCTCAAACAGGTACTGACCGTAGACGCCAATGCCATACTCCAAGAAGCCCTCACCGATATTGCCAGTGGAGAAGCGGCTGTCACCGCCCAGCGTAGACGTCAGGAACTCGATACCCGCACCGCTTCGCAACGCACGCTGATCCCCGATGGGCCATACCGAATATTGGCTTCCCCGGAAAAGCATCATCACCGCTTGGTGCTGGGTCTGGCTCTCTCGAAAGTTGCTCCCCTATCAATGAAGATGAATGGGGCTTCACTGACGATGATCAGCACCGCCGAGCTAAAGCAAGCGAGAACGATCTATGCGGAACTAGGCATTCCGGCCGGCCTGTCTTCAGAACGATTGGATCCAGCTGACCTGACGGGAGCCGCGTCCGAAGCCGTCAATGCCATGGAGGTGAGCCTGCGAACCAATAATGCCTGGACGGAATTTGAAGGAGAAAGAATCTCCTTGCTGGCCCGTTCACGCACGGAGGCACGAGAAATCGTCCGTTCAGTGCTTGGACCACTGGCAGGGACTAAGCCCTCAGTGATCACGCTACGCGATTCGCTGTTCCTCTTGCTGGACAACGATCTGAACTGGCAACTAACCTCCACGCAGTTAAGTGTCCACCGCCAGACCTTGGCTTACCGCATTCGACGAGCAGAAGAAATCACCGGACATCAGCTAAAAAAGGTTAGCGACCTTGCGGAGCTTTGGCTAGCGCGCCAGGCCTGGCAGATGCAGGGTGAAACCTCAGATGAAATCTAA
- a CDS encoding 2-keto-4-pentenoate hydratase, whose translation MPINIAETAQRLIEAKASGTPVDTLITEDMGPSTEDAFRVQQELVRRAIEDGDAVAGFKLGNIAKAMQDKFGVDEPDYGYILASQFYPENLAIKQSEFIEPFIELEPGFVLKKDLYGKHVHAAEVIAATDFVIPALEIIDSRIKNWNISLFDTLADNGSIGGILVGGQPRKLSEVNLADTVGIIEYDGKEVARGNTNAVYGNPIGAIAWLVRRISAYGVGLKAGQFILPGSCLAAEKMIPGTSITGRFEGWGELSFEYTATK comes from the coding sequence GTGCCAATCAATATTGCAGAAACCGCCCAGCGACTCATTGAGGCCAAAGCCAGCGGCACCCCCGTTGACACCTTGATCACCGAGGACATGGGGCCGAGTACCGAAGACGCCTTCCGTGTACAGCAGGAGTTAGTGCGCCGCGCTATCGAAGACGGCGATGCAGTTGCCGGCTTCAAGCTGGGCAATATTGCCAAAGCGATGCAGGACAAGTTTGGTGTGGACGAACCTGACTACGGTTATATCCTCGCCAGCCAGTTCTATCCAGAGAACCTAGCTATCAAGCAATCCGAATTCATTGAACCATTTATTGAACTTGAGCCTGGCTTTGTGCTGAAAAAGGACCTTTACGGCAAGCACGTGCACGCCGCGGAGGTTATCGCTGCTACAGACTTTGTGATCCCAGCGTTGGAGATCATTGACTCGCGGATCAAGAACTGGAACATTAGCCTCTTTGATACCTTGGCTGACAACGGTTCAATCGGCGGAATTCTCGTGGGTGGGCAGCCACGTAAGCTTTCCGAAGTTAATCTTGCCGATACGGTAGGCATCATCGAATACGACGGCAAAGAAGTTGCCCGGGGTAATACCAACGCTGTGTACGGTAACCCGATCGGAGCCATTGCCTGGTTGGTCCGCCGCATCTCAGCCTATGGTGTCGGTCTGAAAGCTGGACAGTTCATTCTTCCGGGCAGCTGCTTGGCTGCCGAGAAGATGATTCCAGGTACTTCCATCACCGGACGTTTCGAAGGTTGGGGCGAGCTGTCCTTCGAATACACCGCAACCAAGTAA
- a CDS encoding ester cyclase, whose translation MSALCNSILDAWQRAWGNGEVEAFTGLVAENYSRQSKSGQESIDEVIEQINSQHNAFSDYRMDILRAVEGETEVAIYWRSIGRHSGEYMGVPPTGREVVVTGASFIRVEDGKITDEDVVWDPREMLSAMRIVHLGDTRRKK comes from the coding sequence ATGTCAGCACTGTGTAATTCCATTCTTGATGCTTGGCAACGTGCCTGGGGCAACGGCGAAGTCGAAGCCTTTACTGGCCTTGTTGCCGAGAACTACAGTCGTCAGTCCAAGTCGGGGCAAGAGAGCATCGACGAGGTTATTGAACAGATCAACTCCCAACACAACGCCTTCAGTGATTACCGCATGGATATCCTGCGCGCCGTGGAAGGCGAAACTGAAGTGGCCATCTACTGGCGTAGCATCGGTCGGCACTCCGGGGAATATATGGGAGTGCCACCCACGGGTCGTGAAGTGGTAGTCACCGGCGCATCATTCATCCGCGTCGAGGACGGAAAGATCACCGACGAAGATGTCGTGTGGGATCCCCGCGAAATGCTCTCTGCCATGCGGATTGTCCACCTTGGCGATACTCGCCGCAAGAAATAG